CAAGGTCGACACCGAAGCCGCCCTCCAGCAGCTCGCGGGCGACGACCTGTCTCCCACCTTCCTGCGCTTCGCCACCGCCTACGGTTTCTCGCCGCGGCTCCGCTTCGACATCGTCGTCAACAACCTGACCGGCTGGGCGGTGACTACCGGCAGGGTGCAGCTGATGAGCGACGGCCGCGCCTGGCGGCCGCTCGTGCACGTTGAGGACATGGGGCGCGCCTTCCTCGCCGCACTCGCCGCGCCGCGCGAGCACGTTCACGCTCAGGCCTTCAACGTCGGCCGAGAGGAGGACAACCATCAGATCCGCGATCTCGCCCACCTGGTTCAGCGAGCCGTGCCGAATTCCCAGGTGACGTTCGCCGCGGGCGCTTCGTCCGACACGCGCAACTACCACGTCAGCTTCGCTCGCGTGCGCGAGCGGTTGCCCGAGTTCCGTCCCGCCTGGAGCGTCGAGCGAGGCATCGCCCAGCTCGTCGAGCGCTTCGGCGCGTTGAAGCTGACCCACGAGCAGTTCGCCGGCCGTGACTTCACGCGATTGAAACAGCTCCAGCACCTGATCGACGCGGCCGAGGTGGATGGCGAGCTGATGTGGACGGGCGGAGTGCGGGCGTGATCTTCGAGGCACTGGCGCTGCCCGGGGCGTTCGCCATCGATCTCGAGCCGCGGGGGGACGAGCGCGGCTTCTTCGCACGGGTCTTCTGCCAGAAGGAATTCGCCGCCCACGGTCTCGCCACCGAGATGGTGCAGGCCAATGTCTCGCAAAACGTGAGCAAGGGCACGCTGCGCGGCATGCACTACCAGCGGGCGCCGTTCGCCGAGGTCAAGCTGGTGCGCTGCATCCACGGTACGATCCACGACGTGATCATCGACCTCCGGCCGGACTCGCCCACCTACCTGAACTGGCTCGGGGTCGAGCTGTCGCGACGGAATCGCCGCGCCCTCTACGTGCCCGAAGGCTTCGCGCACGGCTATCA
This window of the Candidatus Sulfotelmatobacter sp. genome carries:
- a CDS encoding SDR family oxidoreductase, producing MRVLVTGNLGYVGTVLTPMLASAGHEVWGYDAGYFERCLMGPLGDSGVTRQIRKDLRAVDAGDLTDVQAIIHLAALSNDPTGELNPALTRAINFEGSVRLAQAARAAGAARFLFASSCSIYGQGAGGALTEEAPFQPLTAYARSKVDTEAALQQLAGDDLSPTFLRFATAYGFSPRLRFDIVVNNLTGWAVTTGRVQLMSDGRAWRPLVHVEDMGRAFLAALAAPREHVHAQAFNVGREEDNHQIRDLAHLVQRAVPNSQVTFAAGASSDTRNYHVSFARVRERLPEFRPAWSVERGIAQLVERFGALKLTHEQFAGRDFTRLKQLQHLIDAAEVDGELMWTGGVRA
- the rfbC gene encoding dTDP-4-dehydrorhamnose 3,5-epimerase, which gives rise to MIFEALALPGAFAIDLEPRGDERGFFARVFCQKEFAAHGLATEMVQANVSQNVSKGTLRGMHYQRAPFAEVKLVRCIHGTIHDVIIDLRPDSPTYLNWLGVELSRRNRRALYVPEGFAHGYQALEDDTEVLYLVSQFYTPSHESAIRWNDPRFGIRWPLPDPILSPKDAAHPDFRP